The Monomorium pharaonis isolate MP-MQ-018 chromosome 5, ASM1337386v2, whole genome shotgun sequence genome includes a window with the following:
- the LOC105835178 gene encoding kinesin-like protein KIF13B isoform X1 gives MATDKIKVAVRVRPFNRRELELCTQCVVEMTEQQTILQHPTTMDKIDRNKPKTFAFDHCFYSLDPGAENFASQEIVFDALGRDILDNAFQGYNACIFAYGQTGSGKSYTMMGSGDNKGIIPRLCDNLFDMIAKQQSSELTYKVEVSYMEIYNEKVHDLLDPKPNKQSLKVREHNVLGPYVDGLSQLAVTSFQDIDNLMAEGNKSRTVAATNMNSESSRSHAVFSVILTQTLTDLKSGVSGEKVSRMSLVDLAGSERAVKTGAVGDRLKEGSNINKSLTTLGLVISKLADQNSGNNKKKDNFVPYRDSVLTWLLKDNLGGNSKTVMVATISPAADNYEETLSTLRYADRAKRIVNHAVVNEDPNARIIRELRQEVETLKEMLLHATGSIVGQQRTDITEKLSESERLMKEMSQTWEEKLVKTERLQHERQQALEKMGISVQASGIQVEKSKYYLVNLNDDPSLNELLVYYLKERTLVGGRSAKREQDIQLHGLGILPEHCVITIEESGLYMTPLNGARCFINGTQVVNKTLLQHGDRIVWGNHHFFRVNCPRSATAINSEPQTPAQNIDYNFAREELMLNELSNDPIQRAIARLEKQHEEDKQVALEKQRLEYERQFQQLRNILSPSTPYSPYVPYDPLRGSQSGKFPACTPTTQMRVEKWAQERDEMFKRSLGQLKTDILKANALVQEANVLAEEMGKQTKFSVTLQIPPNNLSPNRKSVFFQRGAFVSEPAILVKRMNMGSQVWSMEKLENKLVDMRDMYEERKDPNNCQRLPTIKDEVPGKTQDPFYESQENHNLIGVANIFLEVLFHDVRLDYHTPIISQQGEVAGRLQVEISRISGQFPQDRICEAASESSADSTSSEAEDYSGGSSHITCRITIKQATGLPLSLSHFVFCQYMFWNHPEPIVVPPMVNTELPNSNCITGQRDSLAFKFDHTKDFTVPITEEFMEHAAEGALSIEVWGHRSAGFSRSKPGWEVEQQQLAKARSLADRWSELTRKIELWVEIQELNEQGEYSPVEVAVKQDTCTGGIYQLRQGQQRRIQVRVKPVQNSGTLPIICQSILNIAVGSVSVRNRLQIPLDSYQDEDLSILRDKWSDALMRRRQYLDQQIQKLINKQDKTEQDMEREQSLVDQWVSLTEERNAVLVPAAGSGIPGAPADWTPPAGMEPHIPVLFLDLNADDLSTHQSGEEVSVTGLNSILPKEHGNKFYNLPIIRHLEKDVCAIAAWDSSIHDNVHLNRVTDANERVFLILKTTVRLSHPAPMDLVLRKRLALNIYKRQSITDRIFKRIVRTDCLTQTGVTYEVVSNIPKASEELEDRESLAQIAASGEDNSLCDGETYIEKYTRGVSAVESILTLDRLRQSVAIKELLQAQGQPLMRKTASVPNFSQIMRFDMSMDSLNVTRSESVTDLNMENGVPHPRRASIGHTRNDENFISAPPKPFGIGSILNSARPTFLNLNLNLNSLTRLQQSTSAKSSPNMVSSKLGPRMTTLHEENVGNQASTPINDDDEEKSDADYSEYEVYQAPPKPAKPLTSSRTLDSLIELQSTKINTPSMSSSGYGSQAVSTTNLTSEDSISVKSISVDETPDFEYRNLLDSKKPEKMDSSLVEETPEEYLCEINSALDNLNISQSACTEGHTRKNLEEIRTYVDTDIDSPVSSTKSETETHSNMFHVEIQRKITHDQIISDRKNEMEISQTSNSGDDSPMEGTSIVHTKLPPGKVMRRRKSSNGTGRPTSSQHRASFPMVRPQLSESKAAVHLEQTLQPNMSYENGDNSSSERIDADDINDKSSAFGSRHDLTRMETPLPDWIVVGESVLVRPYSYSGVIAYVGPTEFASGTWIGVELDAPTGKNDGAVNGHRYFTCRSKCGIFVKMDKLIQDRRGRALRSYTKQDSTPAPSASMRRSVSKGEGLHSLHRSRSRGEGLSTTGIRSFPRGK, from the exons AAACAAGCCGAAGACTTTTGCTTTCGATCACTGCTTTTATTCTCTGGATCCTGGAGCGGAAAATTTTGCGAGTCAAGAGATTGTTTTCGACGCCCTGGGTCGTGATATTTTGGACAATGCGTTTCAGGGTTACAACGCCTGTATATTCGCCTACGGACAAACTG GCTCTGGAAAGTCTTATACGATGATGGGTAGTGGTGATAACAAAGGAATAATACCACGGTTATGCGATAATCTCTTTGACATGATAGCGAAGCAGCAAAGTTCCGAGCTCACGTACAAGGTTGAGGTCTCGTACATGGAAATCTACAATGAGAAAGTGCATGATCTTCTAGATCCGAAACCAAATAAGCAATCACTCAAAGTGAGAGAGCACAATGTCTTGGGGCCCTACGTGGACGGGCTAAGCCAACTAGCGGTTACTTCTTTTCAG GACATCGATAACCTCATGGCGGAAGGCAACAAGTCGCGAACAGTCGCGGCGACAAATATGAATTCCGAGAGCTCCCGTTCGCATGCTGTATTTTCGGTAATTCTCACGCAGACTCTAACAGACTTGAAGAGTGGAGTCAGCGGAGAAAAGGTTTCGCGGATGAGCTTGGTGGATTTAGCTGGGAGTGAAAGGGCTGTGAAAACTGGAGCAGTAGGTGATAGACTTAAAGAAGGAAGCAATATTAACAA GTCTTTAACGACATTGGGTCTAGTCATTTCAAAATTGGCGGATCAAAATTCCGGCAATAATAAGAAGAAGGACAATTTTGTGCCCTACAGAGATTCTGTCCTTACGTGGCTCTTGAAG GACAATCTTGGTGGCAATAGCAAAACTGTCATGGTAGCCACAATATCACCGGCCGCCGACAATTACGAGGAAACACTATCGACTCTCCGGTATGCTGACAGAGCGAAGAGAATAGTTAATCATGCTGTAGTTAACGAAGATCCAAATGCTAGAATTATTCGCGAACTCAGACAAGAGGTTGAAACCTTAAAGGAAATGTTGTTACATGCCACA GGATCGATTGTCGGCCAACAACGCACAGACATTACGGAAAAATTGTCCGAATCGGAACGGCTGATGAAGGAAATGTCACAGACATGGGAAGAAAAGTTAGTGAAAACCGAGAGACTACAACATGAAAGGCAACAGGCTTTGGAAAAAATGGGAATAAGTGTACAAGCGTCTGGTATTCAAGTCGAGAAAAGCAAATATTATCTAGTTAATTTGAATGATGATCCAAGCTTGAACGAGTTATTGGTTTATTATCTCAAG GAAAGGACTCTCGTAGGCGGTCGTTCAGCCAAAAGGGAACAGGATATTCAATTGCATGGCTTAGGTATTTTACCAGAACACTGTGTTATCACGATAGAGGAATCAGGCCTGTACATGACACCGTTAAATGGTGCTCGATGTTTCATCAATGGTACGCAAGTTGTAAATAAGACTTTGCTACAGCATGGCGATAGAATTGTTTGGGGAAATCATCATTTCTTTAGAGTCAACTGTCCAAGAAGTGCTACAG CAATCAACAGCGAACCGCAGACTCCTGCTCAAAATATCGACTACAACTTTGCCCGAGAAGAGCTTATGCTTAACGAACTTTCGAACGATCCAATCCAGAGAGCTATAGCGAGATTAGAGAAGCAACATGAGGAAGATAAGCAG GTTGCACTCGAGAAGCAGAGGCTCGAATATGAACGACAGTTTCAACAATTACGCAATATACTATCTCCCTCGACGCCATATTCACCTTACGTACCGTACGATCCTCTAAGAGGTAGCCAGAGTGGGAAGTTCCCGGCTTGTACACCAACGACGCAAATGCGCGTTGAAAAGTGGGCTCAGGAACGAGACGAGATGTTTAAGCGTAGTTTGGGTCAATTGAAAACAGATATCCTAAAAGCTAATGCATTGGTGCAAGAGGCCAATGTTTTAGCTGAAGAGATGGGCAAACAGACTAAATTTAGCGTCACTCTGCAGATTCCTCCGAATAATTTAAGTCCAAATAGGaag AGTGTATTTTTTCAGCGGGGTGCGTTTGTCAGTGAGCCCGCGATTTTAGTGAAGAGGATGAATATGGGAAGTCAAGTTTGGTCTATGGAAAAgctagaaaataaattagtcGATATGCGAGACATGTACGAGGAAAGAAAAGATCCTAACAATTGTCAACGATTACCTACAATTAAG GATGAAGTACCAGGGAAAACACAAGATCCGTTTTACGAATCCCAAGAAAATCATAATCTTATCGGAgttgcaaatattttcttagaaGTATTATTCCATGACGTACGATTAGATTATCACACTCCGATTATTAGTCAGCAAGGAGAAGTCGCTGGTCGATTACAGGTCGAAATAAGTCGCATATCTGGACAATTTCCTCAAGATCGTATTTGCGAGGCTGCTTCGGAGTCTTCTGCGGATTCGACGTCTTCTGAAGCAGAGGATTACTCCGGAGGATCTAGCCACATTACCTGTCGCATAACGATAAAGCAAGCCACAGGATTACCACTCTCGTTAAGTCATTTTGTGTTTTGTCAATACATGTTTTGGAATCATCCAGAACCGATAGTGGTTCCGCCTATGGTAAATACAGAGTTACCCAACTCTAATTGTATAACTGGCCAGAGAGATTCTTTGGCATTTAAGTTTGACCATACAAAAGATTTTACCGTACCCATTACAGAGGAGTTTATGGAACATGCTGCTG AAGGGGCATTAAGCATTGAAGTATGGGGTCATCGCAGTGCAGGTTTCTCACGTAGTAAACCTGGATGGGAAGTGGAACAACAGCAATTAGCGAAAGCTAGATCACTCGCTGATCGATGGTCTGAATTAACacgaaaaattgaattatggGTGGAGATACAAGAACTCAACGAGCAGGGAGAATACTCGCCCGTTGAAGTTGCAGTGAAGCAAGACACATGTACAG GTGGTATTTATCAACTTCGGCAAGGGCAACAACGTCGAATACAGGTTCGAGTAAAACCAGTACAAAATTCTGGAACCTTACCAATTATCTGCCAATCGATACTAAACATAGCCGTTGGGAGTGTATCAGTACGAAACCGATTGCAAATTCCATTAGATAGTTATCAAGATGAGGATTTGAGTATATTAAGAGACAAATGGAGCGATGCTCTAATGAGAAGACGACAATATCTTGATCAACAAATTCAGAAACTCATCAATAAGCAAg ACAAAACGGAACAAGATATGGAGCGAGAACAAAGTCTTGTGGATCAGTGGGTCAGTCTGACAGAAGAACGAAACGCCGTTCTAGTTCCTGCAGCGGGTTCAGGTATTCCCGGTGCTCCTGCTGATTGGACTCCTCCTGCTGGAATGGAGCCGCATATTCCTGTATTATTTCTTGATCTTAATg CCGATGATCTCTCAACGCATCAGTCGGGAGAAGAAGTATCAGTGACAGGATTAAATTCGATCTTACCTAAGGAACAtggaaacaaattttataatttgcctATTATTCGACATTTAGAAAAAGATGTATGTGCCATTGCCGCTTGGGATTCTAGTATACACGATAATGTACATCTTAATAGAGTGACCGATG CAAACGAAAGAGTGTTTCTAATTTTGAAGACTACAGTTCGCCTATCGCATCCAGCACCAATGGATCTTGTACTACGTAAAAGATTAGctctaaatatatacaaacgaCAAAGCATTACAGATAGAATTTTCAAGAGAATTGTTCGAACTGATTGTTTGACGCAAACCGGTGTTACTTACGAGGTAGTTTCGAATATACCAAAAGCGAGCGAAGAGTTAGAAGATCGCGAGAGCTTGGCACAAATTGCTGCCAGCGGGGAAGATAATAGTTTATGCGATGGAGAAACTTATATAG aaaaatatactCGTGGTGTATCAGCCGTCGAAAGTATATTAACATTGGACCGATTACGACAAAGTGTCGCTATAAAAGAATTGTTACAAGCACAGGGACAACCACTGATGCGTAAGACTGCAAGTGTTCCGAATTTTTCTCAG ATTATGAGATTCGATATGTCAATGGATTCATTGAATGTTACTCGTTCGGAAAGTGTGACAGATCTCAATATGGAAAATGGTGTTCCGCATCCGCGACGTGCATCTATAGGCCACACAAGAAATGACGAAAACTTTATATCTGCACCACCAAAGCCATTTGGAATCG GCTCCATTCTCAACTCAG CGAGACCAACTTTCCTGAATCTGAACCTGAATCTCAACTCATTGACACGTCTTCAACAATCTACCTCTGCCAAGT CATCTCCGAATATGGTCAGCAGTAAATTGGGTCCCCGTATGACTACATTACACGAGGAAAATGTAGGGAACCAAGCATCTACTCCTATCAATGATGATGACGAAGAGAAAAGCGACGCCGATTATTCTGAATATGAGGTATATCAG GCTCCACCGAAACCAGCAAAGCCACTAACTTCCTCACGCACGTTGGATTCTCTGATCGAACTACAATCGACGAAGATCAATACGCCAAGTATGAGTAGTAGCGGATACGGTTCTCAGGCTGTTTCCACTACAAATTTAACATCAGAAGATTCCATTTCTGTCAAGTCCATCAGCGTAGATGAGACTCCAGATTTCGAATATCGAAATCTTCTCGATAGCAAGAAACCCGAGAAAATGGACAGTTCACTCGTTGAAGAAACACCTGAGGAGTACTTGTGTGAAATAAATTCTGCATTGGATAACTTGAACATCTCACAAAGCGCTTGCACGGAAG GACATAccagaaaaaatttagaagaaataagaacATATGTGGATACCGATATCGATAGTCCAGTTTCTTCTACAAAAAGTGAAACTGAAACTCACAGCAACATGTTTCACGTCGagattcaaagaaaaattacacacGATCAAATTATCAGTGATAGAAAAAATGAGATGGAAATCAGTCAGACGTCCAATTCGGGAGATGATAGTCCTATGGAGGGGACTTCGATTGTACATACCAAACTGCCACCTGGCAAG GTCATGCGAAGAAGAAAGTCTTCTAACGGTACAGGAAGGCCTACCAGTTCACAGCACAGAGCTTCGTTTCCTATGGTCCGTCCACAACTTTCTGAGAGTAAGGCTGCAGTACATTTGGAGCAAACGCTACAACCTAATATGTCATATGAAAATGGCGATAATAGCTCTTCGGAGAGAATTGATG CGGATGATATTAACGATAAAAGTTCAGCGTTTGGTTCAAGGCACGATTTAACTCGAATGGAAACTCCTCTACCAGACTGGATTGTCGTTGGTGAATCAGTTTTAGTTCGCCCTTATAGTTATTCCGGAGTTATAGCATACGTTGGTCCCACAGAGTTTGCATCGGGAACGTGGATAGGAGTTGAACTTGATGCTCCAACTG gCAAGAACGATGGTGCTGTCAATGGCCATAGATATTTCACATGTCGATCCAAATGTggtatatttgttaaaatggATAAACTAATTCAAGACAGACGAGGAAGAGCGCTTAGAAGCTATACCAAGCAAGACTCTACACCAGCACCATCTGCATCAATGCGCAGGAGTGTTAGCAAAG GCGAAGGATTACATTCCTTGCACCGAAGTCGCAGTCGAGGAGAAGGCCTCTCTACTACAGGTATACGTTCTTTTCCACGTGGCAAGTAA